One Candidatus Neomarinimicrobiota bacterium DNA segment encodes these proteins:
- a CDS encoding 4a-hydroxytetrahydrobiopterin dehydratase, which translates to MKQLLQMRCVACRRGAPTVTEEEIVDFKPQVPDWEIMDREGIQRLERLFPFNNFSDALRFTNTVGEIAEEEGHHPSLLTEWGKVTVIWWTHKIRGLHRNDFVMAARTDQLYSRGRA; encoded by the coding sequence ATGAAACAATTGCTTCAAATGAGATGTGTGGCCTGCCGCAGGGGTGCCCCCACGGTGACCGAGGAAGAAATCGTAGATTTCAAGCCTCAGGTGCCAGACTGGGAGATCATGGACAGAGAGGGCATTCAAAGGCTGGAACGCCTCTTTCCTTTCAATAATTTTTCTGATGCCTTGCGCTTCACTAACACCGTGGGTGAAATCGCCGAGGAAGAGGGCCATCACCCCTCTTTGTTGACCGAGTGGGGAAAGGTGACGGTCATATGGTGGACGCACAAAATTCGTGGTCTGCATCGCAATGATTTTGTCATGGCGGCCAGAACGGATCAATTGTATTCACGTGGCAGGGCGTGA